The following proteins come from a genomic window of bacterium:
- a CDS encoding DUF1559 domain-containing protein, producing the protein MRTYLHKDGFTLMELLSVVTIVSILISLIFPAIWQSWERGRRISCMSNMKQLVHAAMIYSTDYNDHFPYCGWGWGMGMDDEEGVCWMDALLPYIQYQKELFICPADENPNDQGLYCWAGQTTVTQCSYAMNESVVGCDNSANWEGGSGTDVGRLKGFIPPIQAPEQVLLFIDADYLWINAQNRNTFIDRAISHHGIGATCSFCDGHSEWVQTEKLETVRTDPLPNYP; encoded by the coding sequence ATGAGAACATACTTACATAAAGACGGCTTCACATTAATGGAACTGTTGTCGGTGGTGACCATAGTTTCCATACTTATATCCCTTATCTTTCCCGCTATCTGGCAGTCATGGGAAAGAGGAAGAAGAATAAGCTGTATGAGTAATATGAAACAGCTTGTGCATGCCGCAATGATATATTCTACGGATTATAATGACCATTTCCCTTATTGCGGATGGGGATGGGGTATGGGGATGGATGACGAAGAAGGGGTTTGCTGGATGGACGCGCTCTTGCCCTACATTCAATATCAGAAAGAACTTTTCATCTGCCCCGCCGATGAAAACCCGAACGACCAGGGCCTCTACTGCTGGGCGGGACAGACCACTGTCACACAATGCTCATACGCCATGAATGAATCCGTTGTAGGATGCGATAACTCGGCTAACTGGGAAGGAGGGAGCGGAACAGATGTCGGAAGGTTAAAAGGATTTATTCCGCCCATACAGGCTCCTGAACAGGTATTGCTGTTTATAGATGCGGACTACCTATGGATAAATGCGCAGAACAGGAACACATTCATCGACAGGGCCATTTCCCATCACGGTATCGGCGCAACCTGCTCTTTCTGCGACGGGCACAGCGAATGGGTTCAGACGGAAAAACTCGAGACTGTAAGGACAGATCCTCTCCCCAATTATCCTTAG
- a CDS encoding VIT1/CCC1 transporter family protein, whose protein sequence is MDKNHSLKVGFSFGFTSGIITTIGLMVGLHSGTHSKRAVIGGVLTIAIADAFSDALGIHVSEESENQHTAGEVWISTVATFLSKFFFALTFLVPLLLFRLDTAVVISVIYGFSMLGIFSFVMGGKQGANPFKVAGEHLLIAAIVVFLTHFTGAAISKLLNC, encoded by the coding sequence ATGGATAAAAATCATTCACTCAAAGTCGGTTTCAGTTTCGGGTTTACATCCGGGATAATAACTACCATAGGACTTATGGTCGGGCTTCATTCCGGCACCCATTCAAAACGCGCCGTTATCGGCGGCGTGCTGACGATTGCGATAGCCGACGCTTTTTCCGACGCGCTTGGAATTCATGTTTCCGAGGAGTCGGAAAATCAGCATACTGCCGGAGAAGTCTGGATATCAACTGTTGCAACATTTCTTTCGAAATTCTTTTTTGCGTTGACTTTCCTCGTCCCTTTGCTTTTATTCAGGCTGGATACGGCGGTGGTTATCAGCGTAATATACGGGTTTTCGATGCTTGGGATCTTCAGCTTTGTTATGGGCGGAAAACAGGGCGCAAATCCATTCAAAGTCGCAGGGGAACATTTATTGATAGCGGCGATAGTTGTGTTTCTTACCCATTTTACGGGGGCCGCCATTTCAAAACTGCTGAATTGCTGA
- a CDS encoding FAD-binding protein: MLTEKQIRSLRDIAGTENVFFDSGSIEKYAQDETPGMKYQPDTVIILPCMSCVKELVGFCNDQKVPIIPRGAGTGTTGGCLPVYGGVVLSFEKLNKIIDIDENNLMAVVEPGVITGNLHAEVEKRGLFYPVDPASLDSCTVGGNVAENSGGPRAVKYGVTGDYVCGIKAVLPDGTDFVFGGKIVKNVMGYDIPGILVGSEGTLAIFKEITFRLIPKPHFVSDLLVPFPSIRDAALTVSRILRSKIVPSAIEFMDKSSIDAVGKLLERKMPYGEAGAHLLIQLDSSDGDEAEKIYEKVGGICMENNAEDVLVADNSRMKEKLWEARRKIREAIKPISPVKRSSDVVVPRFKIPDLLERIYLLQDKHKIRFINYGHAGDGNVHVNILKENMEDSIWNEKLPVVLDELYAIVVGMGGAISGEHGIGLVQKKYLRKAVGNREIKIMTDIKKLFDPNNIMNPGKIF; this comes from the coding sequence TTGCTGACAGAAAAACAGATCAGATCGTTGCGCGATATTGCCGGAACTGAAAACGTATTTTTCGATTCCGGGAGCATAGAAAAATATGCGCAGGATGAAACCCCCGGCATGAAGTATCAGCCTGACACCGTGATTATCCTTCCCTGTATGTCCTGCGTAAAAGAACTTGTCGGCTTTTGTAATGACCAGAAAGTGCCGATTATTCCGAGAGGCGCCGGAACGGGAACAACAGGCGGATGCCTTCCTGTTTACGGAGGAGTGGTGCTTTCATTTGAAAAGCTTAATAAGATCATTGATATTGATGAAAATAATCTTATGGCCGTGGTTGAACCCGGCGTAATAACAGGTAACCTGCATGCCGAAGTGGAAAAAAGGGGATTATTTTACCCTGTTGACCCGGCCAGTCTTGATTCATGCACCGTCGGCGGCAATGTAGCTGAAAATTCGGGAGGGCCCAGGGCCGTTAAATACGGGGTAACAGGCGATTATGTATGCGGCATTAAGGCTGTCCTTCCGGACGGCACGGATTTTGTGTTCGGCGGTAAGATCGTGAAAAATGTGATGGGCTATGATATTCCCGGCATACTGGTCGGATCGGAAGGGACTCTTGCGATATTCAAAGAGATAACCTTCAGGCTTATTCCAAAACCTCATTTTGTTTCGGACCTTCTGGTGCCTTTTCCTTCCATAAGAGACGCGGCGCTTACCGTGTCCCGGATACTGCGCAGTAAGATTGTCCCGTCCGCTATCGAATTTATGGATAAAAGCAGTATCGATGCGGTCGGAAAGCTCCTGGAAAGGAAAATGCCTTATGGGGAAGCGGGAGCGCATCTTCTGATACAGCTTGACAGCTCGGACGGGGATGAAGCTGAGAAAATCTATGAAAAAGTCGGCGGGATATGCATGGAAAACAATGCCGAAGATGTGCTTGTTGCGGATAACAGCCGGATGAAAGAAAAACTCTGGGAGGCGAGAAGGAAAATAAGGGAAGCCATAAAACCGATAAGCCCCGTTAAACGGTCTTCGGATGTAGTTGTCCCGAGGTTTAAAATCCCGGATTTGCTTGAACGCATTTACCTGCTGCAAGATAAGCATAAAATAAGATTTATAAATTACGGGCATGCCGGCGACGGAAATGTCCATGTGAATATTTTAAAAGAAAATATGGAAGACAGTATCTGGAATGAAAAGCTGCCTGTTGTCCTTGATGAATTGTATGCGATCGTGGTGGGCATGGGAGGCGCGATTTCGGGAGAGCACGGTATCGGGCTTGTCCAGAAAAAATATTTAAGAAAAGCTGTCGGAAACAGAGAGATAAAAATAATGACGGACATTAAAAAATTATTCGATCCTAACAATATAATGAATCCGGGTAAGATATTTTAA
- a CDS encoding type II secretion system GspH family protein — MKAAKGFTLLEFMIVIMIISFLSALLFPSLRIAREKGKTVLCASNLKQIGYALMMYEKDWPPFLPKACGGCQWGGSKDGWTEQIYPYIQSKDVFKCPSQPEESMGEFGYFLNSRPAYNNGYDYLRYNIIKDPQRFILAGDCTFKFSQWDCDKDNYTQQCLFCRETAHYEDNFHLRKNNVLFADGHVKLYSEFQAEEMMIFYDVEGPWVQP; from the coding sequence ATGAAAGCCGCAAAAGGGTTTACGCTTTTGGAATTTATGATTGTCATTATGATAATATCATTCCTGTCCGCCTTGTTGTTCCCGTCTTTAAGGATTGCAAGGGAGAAAGGAAAAACAGTCTTATGCGCTTCGAATTTGAAGCAGATAGGATATGCCCTGATGATGTATGAGAAAGACTGGCCTCCGTTCCTTCCCAAAGCCTGCGGAGGGTGCCAGTGGGGAGGCAGTAAAGACGGATGGACAGAACAGATTTATCCGTATATCCAGTCGAAAGATGTGTTTAAGTGCCCCTCTCAGCCGGAAGAATCCATGGGCGAGTTCGGTTATTTTCTCAATTCCCGGCCCGCCTACAATAACGGATATGATTATTTAAGATATAATATTATAAAAGACCCGCAAAGATTTATTCTTGCCGGGGACTGCACCTTTAAATTCAGCCAGTGGGACTGCGATAAGGACAATTATACCCAGCAGTGCCTTTTTTGCCGGGAAACCGCGCATTACGAGGATAACTTCCATTTACGAAAAAACAATGTTCTTTTCGCTGACGGGCATGTAAAATTATATTCTGAATTTCAGGCGGAAGAGATGATGATTTTTTATGATGTTGAAGGGCCATGGGTCCAGCCTTGA